In one window of Mobiluncus massiliensis DNA:
- a CDS encoding exopolyphosphatase produces the protein MVNRMDTTLLLPDLANQYATASHSVSLRLLAYALQSFPLAEPFAPSPNRSETENLNILRLWADMLVARGENGAAASTWKQVAVWCHHLDDLQGATYALVQAHALLLPQIPPAEASDTAAQLIKFLTRVPDSLEKSESMILLATSLLELGDLRAAQILHDEAAGSTARIRLDSALLQAKIFLAQGHREQAQFFLDDLEGNPGIFSDLQGARMTIGMFRLSLDQDSGNLTAALERVKTFSQQAKSEGLLLQQALLSATRTELNAEMHLDQDVIVHGIETLQLFDQLNLGETRRIGVKAILARSLARMGRAKKGIEYAEEVSAWAQSHENLELEQEFTVIAADMAARDLQGIRAAGLYGCAADLYSEQPLLRARYLRKCAVQLVYSAGSDRETTIRWALSLLREAGDLLHSMERNGEVAAELSAWEFDRLWIRTRK, from the coding sequence ATGGTCAATCGGATGGATACCACGCTGCTGCTGCCGGATTTAGCCAACCAATATGCCACGGCGTCCCACTCCGTCAGCTTGCGCCTGCTCGCCTATGCCCTGCAGTCTTTCCCTCTAGCCGAGCCTTTCGCCCCTAGCCCCAATCGCAGCGAGACAGAAAATCTGAATATTTTGCGTCTTTGGGCAGACATGCTGGTGGCTCGCGGTGAAAACGGCGCGGCGGCCTCCACTTGGAAGCAAGTCGCGGTGTGGTGTCACCATCTGGACGACTTGCAGGGCGCTACCTACGCCCTGGTGCAAGCCCATGCCCTGCTCTTGCCCCAGATTCCCCCGGCAGAGGCTTCCGACACCGCGGCGCAGCTGATTAAGTTCCTCACCAGAGTCCCCGATTCGCTGGAAAAGTCTGAATCGATGATTCTGTTGGCAACCAGCCTGCTGGAACTGGGGGATTTACGAGCTGCCCAAATTCTCCACGATGAAGCGGCCGGCAGTACCGCACGAATTCGCCTGGATTCCGCACTGTTACAAGCGAAAATATTTCTGGCTCAGGGACACCGGGAACAGGCACAATTTTTCCTTGACGATTTGGAGGGTAACCCGGGAATTTTTTCTGACCTGCAAGGTGCCCGCATGACTATTGGCATGTTTCGCCTGAGCCTTGATCAGGACAGCGGAAACCTCACCGCGGCGCTGGAGCGAGTGAAAACATTCTCCCAGCAGGCCAAATCAGAGGGTCTGCTGCTCCAACAAGCCCTGCTGAGCGCCACTCGTACCGAACTCAACGCCGAAATGCACCTGGATCAGGATGTCATCGTCCACGGCATCGAAACCCTCCAACTCTTTGACCAGCTAAATCTGGGAGAAACCCGCCGCATCGGCGTTAAAGCGATACTGGCTCGTTCGCTGGCGCGAATGGGGCGCGCCAAGAAGGGCATTGAATACGCCGAGGAAGTGTCGGCTTGGGCGCAAAGCCACGAAAATCTGGAACTGGAGCAAGAATTTACGGTCATCGCCGCAGACATGGCGGCGCGCGACCTGCAAGGTATCCGCGCCGCCGGTCTCTATGGCTGCGCCGCGGATTTATACAGCGAACAACCGCTCTTGCGGGCTCGCTACCTGCGAAAATGCGCGGTGCAACTGGTTTATTCCGCCGGATCTGACCGGGAAACCACTATCCGCTGGGCGCTTTCGCTGCTGCGCGAAGCTGGAGATTTACTTCACAGCATGGAACGCAACGGCGAAGTCGCCGCGGAACTCTCCGCTTGGGAATTCGACCGCCTGTGGATTCGCACCCGGAAATAG
- a CDS encoding PspA/IM30 family protein, producing MAEKQSILGRIAQITKANINALLDKAEDPEKLLDQLVRDYTNEIAEAEQAVAQTIGNLRLAERDRDEDQQAATEWGAKAAAASRKADELRAAGNAAEADKMDNLAKVAITKQISFEKEVEEAAPIIASQTATVDKLKSGLNKMKMQLEELKSKRDSLVARSKTAATQTQVQQAVSKINIMDPTSELGRFEEKVRRAEAMAAGQAELAGESESLEEQFAALDVSAADAEVAARLNALKNNG from the coding sequence ATGGCTGAAAAGCAATCTATTTTGGGGCGTATTGCCCAAATCACCAAGGCTAATATCAACGCGCTGTTGGACAAGGCAGAGGACCCCGAAAAGCTGCTTGACCAGCTGGTACGTGATTACACCAATGAAATCGCGGAGGCTGAACAGGCGGTGGCGCAAACGATTGGGAATCTGCGTTTAGCGGAACGCGACCGCGATGAGGATCAGCAGGCCGCCACCGAGTGGGGGGCGAAAGCCGCGGCGGCTTCCCGAAAAGCCGATGAACTGCGAGCTGCCGGGAACGCGGCCGAAGCTGACAAGATGGACAACCTGGCGAAGGTCGCCATCACGAAACAGATTAGCTTTGAAAAGGAGGTCGAGGAAGCGGCTCCGATTATTGCTTCCCAGACCGCCACGGTGGATAAACTCAAGTCCGGGCTGAACAAGATGAAGATGCAGCTGGAGGAGTTGAAGTCGAAGCGGGACTCGTTGGTAGCTCGCTCTAAGACCGCGGCCACGCAAACCCAGGTGCAGCAGGCCGTGTCCAAGATTAACATTATGGATCCGACTTCCGAGCTGGGGCGTTTTGAGGAAAAGGTCCGCCGGGCCGAGGCCATGGCGGCCGGTCAGGCCGAGCTGGCGGGGGAGAGCGAATCCCTGGAGGAACAGTTCGCCGCCCTGGATGTGTCCGCGGCAGACGCGGAAGTGGCAGCGCGGCTCAACGCTTTAAAGAACAACGGCTAA